AAAAACGTAGCAGGGATTTCTCAATGTTAATTAGAAAGAATATTTCTCTTGATGAAAAAGATTTCATGAAATTGCAGCCACTGGTCGAAAAACAGAATGGCAATTTCAGTGCAGCTATACGTGATGCAATAAAACTCACAGACATTGCCCTGAAAAATCAGGGATCAGTTGAAGAGGCTGTAGAAATCCTGAAATGTAATCAGTGCATGACAGATGAAGATAAAATAATAATCAATCGCCATCTGCTTGATTGGCTTCTAAAAAACAGCAGAGGTCTAATTCCTGAATTAGAAATCATTAACCAGGTCATTGATCCCTTTGCATTCAGTACAGTTGGTGAGTTTGATGGTTATATCAAGGAAATGGTCAAAAAATATAACTGGCAATGTCAGACTTCAATTACCTCCATAGATACTTCCGGATCAGAAAAAATAAGAGTAGAAATATCGAATAAGAACAATAATTTCAATGAATTCATTGCCCTGAACATAGTTCTATTTCTGGCATCATGGAAAAAAGTGGATATAGAGAACATCCATAGAAAACCCGGAAAACTTAGCATCGATCTGGTCCGGACAGATGAACCATTTACAGAAATACCTGAAGGTATCAAAAAGCACTTTGGATATCTTGAGCCAGTATATAAAGAGATCAACAATAACTATAAGTTCTGGCACAGGGTGATCAGTGAATACATTGAATCGGGGTACAATATTGTTGCACTCCCCAGGGATCAGTTTGAAGAATTCATTGCAGGAGAGATTGCAAATGGTGTCAGGATCATTGAATCAAAGGCAAATATTCCCATTGACAAAATAGATCTTGTAGACCTGCTCATATTATTCAAAGATCAGTTTTCAGTATACAGACTGGTAAATAATATAGAGATCAATCTCAAGCCGGGAAATGAAACTTTAATAGTACATCACGACTACCGTGATAAGAGAGCCATATCCACAATCACCAAGTATTTTTCATCCATATTTGAAGCAAGTGGATACAGATTCAATGCAACCCATACATCCACTCTAATAATATTTGAGAGGATTGAGGATAGTAAATAATAATCACTGGATAAAATTAATATTTATTCAGTCACCTATCGTAATTCATGACAGATTTTATAATTATCTGGGATTCACCCATACTTTTTGAAAAGTTGTTTCAGGAGCATGGATTTACCTGTACAAGAGTGCATTCAAGTGCATTGAATACTCCATACCTGCCTCCATGCAGAAGTATAATCATACCCACAGGATTTGCAAATCCAGACTACACAAAAATCCTGCCAGATATTGAAAAATGCTCAGATAAACTCAAGAGGTTCGTTGAAGACGGAGGAATGCTTGTCATATACGGGCCTGCAGTCGAATCCTATGAATATAAATGGCTGCCTTTTGACATACAATACAGGCAAAACCATGAATCAACCCTGCTGAATGTGGCCGGAGAAGATGAGCATGGAGCACACTCAATTGTTGAGAATACTGATATACCTGTAGAATGTGATGGATACTTTTCCGGATGCCATGATCCAGCCATCTGCAATGATAGAGGCGAGCCTGTAATGATCATTGAAAAACTGGGTCAAGGAGCAGTTATACTTACCTCAATACATGAGTTTCCTTCAGCTTCGTTTCTTAAGTGGATTGCAGATAATACACAAAAAACAAAAATATAATGATATTATTCAGGTCTCTTTAATCACATCCCTGCCTGACCTTAATCTTTCGATTTCATCCTGAGCATCTTTAACTTCCAGAACGAACAGACCAATACAGGGTTTGATGAACCTGAAAACAATTGAAGAGCCCCTGGTACCAACCGGAATGTATTCACTTCCAATCAGGGGAATATCATATATTTTATATCCTGCAGGCACAAAATATACTTCTTCACACACATCCCGTATAAGCTTTTCACACTCATCAGGTGTGGCATCCCTTAGCAGGATTTCATAATTAAGATCATTTAAACATACCATTATTGATTACACAACCTCTTTAGTGCTTATTCAATCACAAGGTCCCTGACCTTTATTCCATCCTCACAGATACTGCCAACCACTTTTCCATTGACCATTTCAGCAGCCATTTCTGCCATTTCCCTGGGAACAACAATCACAAAACCCATTCCCATATTAAATGTTTTATACATTTCCAGGTCATCAACATTTCCCTCTTTTTGCAGGAACTTGAAGATATCAGAGGATTCAATTGGATCATGAATGTCAAACCCAAAGTCTGTAATACGTCTCAATTTTAGCAGTCCGCTTCCTGTAATATGGGCAAGCCCATGTACTTCCATCTTCCGGATAACGTCAAGTACCTCCATGTAGATCCTGGTAGGTTCAAGCAAAACATCACCAATTGTCCTGGATGTATCAAAGGGAAATGGATCATGATATGAATAATCTGAAGCTTCCATTATCTTTCTTACAAGAGTGTATCCATTACTGTGAACCCCGCTGGAAGGAATACCAACAATAGCATCTCCAGGCCTTATATTCTCACCGGTAATTATTTCCTCTTTTTTTACCATTCCAAGGCATGCACCTGCCAGGTCAAAGCCCCTGATTATCTCCGGAAGAGTAGCAGTTTCACCTCCAACTATTGACATCTTTGAAATCTGGGCACCTTTTACCAGTCCTTCTCCTATCTGCTCTGCAAATATTTCACTGTGGGATTCAAGTGCCAGGTAATCAACAAAAGCAACCGGTTCAGCGCCTGTTGCCAGCAGGTCATTCACATTCATTGCTATACAGTCAATACCGACCGTGTTCCACTTTTTCATCTCATTTGCTATCAGTACCTTGGAACCTACTCCATCTGTAGTCATGGCAAGAGCATATTCTCCAAAATCAATCAGTCCTGCATAGTGTCCAACATCCATCAAAGCCGAACCCAGACCTTGTCTTCGGTATACAAACTTGCTTGTCAGTGCTTTTATTGTTGATTCTTCCTGTTGGATATCAACACCGGATTCTGCATATGTTAGGTTTTTTCGGTTCACTTCTCATGCCTCTCAAAATCAGATTCAAGTTCAAATTCACTGTGCAGGATACGTACAGCTCTGACAGAATCCCTTTCATGTACAACAAAAGAAATATTATGCTGAGAAGAACCCTGGCTGATCATGATCACATTTATTGTTTCGGTTCCAAGAGCACCAAATACCCTGCCTGCAACTCCGGGAATTCCTGCCATACCTGCACCAACCACTGCTACCACGCATATATCCTTATCGGAAGCCACCCTCACAACGTCCCTTCCAAATTCAGATTTGATCACTCTAACAGCAGCATCAAGATGTTTTTCATCCACCACTATGGACATGTTAGCCTCGGACGAGCCCTGACTGATCATGATAATATTGACACATGCATTGGCAAGTGCTGTAAATACCCTTGCAGCAGTTCCTATAGCACCTACCATTTCTGCACCTGAAATATTGATCAGAGCAACCTTATCTATCAATGTGACCGCCTTTACAACATCCTCGATCTGCATTTCATCAGCCACAATAAGTGTACCCTCAAATCCAGGATCAAAAGTATTTTTCACACGCACAGGTATCCCATTTCTAATGGCAGGCTCTATTGCCCGCGGATGGAGTACCTTTGCACCAAAATAAGACAATTCCATAGCCTCCTTGTAGGATATCTGGGAAATTGTTCTGGCTTGCGGAACGATCTTTGGGTCACTGGTCATGATACCATGTACTTCCTTCCACAACCATATTTCATCTGCATCAATGGCAGCTGCAATGATTGATGCACTAAAATCAGATCCACCTCTTCCAAGAGTGGTGATGATACCATCCCTATTCTCGGCAATAAAGCCTGTAACAATTGGTATGTGGTCTGCAAGCAAAGGAGAGATTCTCTGGTTTACTGTATCATAAGTGCTGTCTATGGGTTTTGCATTGCCGTATTCATTATTGGTGATAATTCCTGCGTCCCCGCCGGTAAACCCCCCGGATTTTATACCCTGGGATGATACAGCTCCTGCTACTATAGGAACAGCCAGGCGCTCACCGTAAGATGAGATATAATCAATTGATCTAGATGTAAGTTCACCAAGATAACATATTCCTATCAGCGCTTTTTCAAGTTCATCTATTCTACGGTCAATGTTCTCAATGGTAGCATCAGCAGTATGCTTATCATCAATAGCTGCTCTTGCTGCATTATAGTGCTTTTCTTTTAAAATGTTAATGAGTTCCTTCACCTGAGGTACTTTTCCGTTCTGAGATACTTCACATGCTGTGTTCAGGAGTAAATCAGTGACACCACCCAATGCCGAGGTCACTGCCACAACTTCATGCCCCTCATTATGGAAACGCTTCAACAGACCAGCAACATGACGAATTTTTTCACCATCTGCTATTGAGGTGCCACCGAATTTCATAACCAGTCTCATAGTATGATCACATTTTATCCAAATTATTTAAAATATTTTATCAATCTGACCTATAAAAAGTAAACAGAAGATATAAATATTTTGAATCGAAGCAAAAATAGCAGAAGCAGGTCCTGGTTAAAGACCTGTTCACTGTTTCTGCATCATGTAAATTATAAATCCAACTATTGATGCAAATGCGATCAATACAGCTGAGATTACTGATACAAAAGAAGGAGAATCAGATAGGTCAGGCTCTTCTGAGTCTGAACTGTTATTATTTCCTGATTCCCAGAATCTAAGCTTTTCAGTTGCATAATTCCTATCCATTGAATCAGATTCACTGATATTGTTATCGTATACAGATGCATCTGATGAATATACAATCAGTTTTATG
Above is a genomic segment from Methanosalsum zhilinae DSM 4017 containing:
- a CDS encoding DUF1894 domain-containing protein — its product is MVCLNDLNYEILLRDATPDECEKLIRDVCEEVYFVPAGYKIYDIPLIGSEYIPVGTRGSSIVFRFIKPCIGLFVLEVKDAQDEIERLRSGRDVIKET
- the purM gene encoding phosphoribosylformylglycinamidine cyclo-ligase; its protein translation is MNRKNLTYAESGVDIQQEESTIKALTSKFVYRRQGLGSALMDVGHYAGLIDFGEYALAMTTDGVGSKVLIANEMKKWNTVGIDCIAMNVNDLLATGAEPVAFVDYLALESHSEIFAEQIGEGLVKGAQISKMSIVGGETATLPEIIRGFDLAGACLGMVKKEEIITGENIRPGDAIVGIPSSGVHSNGYTLVRKIMEASDYSYHDPFPFDTSRTIGDVLLEPTRIYMEVLDVIRKMEVHGLAHITGSGLLKLRRITDFGFDIHDPIESSDIFKFLQKEGNVDDLEMYKTFNMGMGFVIVVPREMAEMAAEMVNGKVVGSICEDGIKVRDLVIE
- a CDS encoding aspartate kinase, encoding MRLVMKFGGTSIADGEKIRHVAGLLKRFHNEGHEVVAVTSALGGVTDLLLNTACEVSQNGKVPQVKELINILKEKHYNAARAAIDDKHTADATIENIDRRIDELEKALIGICYLGELTSRSIDYISSYGERLAVPIVAGAVSSQGIKSGGFTGGDAGIITNNEYGNAKPIDSTYDTVNQRISPLLADHIPIVTGFIAENRDGIITTLGRGGSDFSASIIAAAIDADEIWLWKEVHGIMTSDPKIVPQARTISQISYKEAMELSYFGAKVLHPRAIEPAIRNGIPVRVKNTFDPGFEGTLIVADEMQIEDVVKAVTLIDKVALINISGAEMVGAIGTAARVFTALANACVNIIMISQGSSEANMSIVVDEKHLDAAVRVIKSEFGRDVVRVASDKDICVVAVVGAGMAGIPGVAGRVFGALGTETINVIMISQGSSQHNISFVVHERDSVRAVRILHSEFELESDFERHEK